From a region of the Rhinopithecus roxellana isolate Shanxi Qingling chromosome 8, ASM756505v1, whole genome shotgun sequence genome:
- the LOC115899019 gene encoding LOW QUALITY PROTEIN: ly6/PLAUR domain-containing protein 8-like (The sequence of the model RefSeq protein was modified relative to this genomic sequence to represent the inferred CDS: inserted 1 base in 1 codon) translates to MKGVLVAGITAVLAVAAVESRSYVQCNSWEQSCVNSTASECPSHANTSCVSSSASSSPETLIRLYQKMFCSAENCSEETHATAFTVHVSAKEHFHFVSQCCQGKECSNTSDALDPPRKNVSSNTECLACYESNGTSCRGNPWKCYEEEQCVFLVAEFENDTESNSLVVKGCSNVSXATCQFLSGENKTFGGVIFRKFECANVNSLTPMSTPTTSHNMGFKASLSLLAFASLLLLGLRP, encoded by the exons ATGAAGGGCGTCCTCGTTGCTGGTATCACTGCAGTGCTTGCTGTTGCAGCTGTAG AATCTCGGAGCTATGTGCAGTGTAATTCATGGGAACAATCCTGTGTCAACAGCACTGCCTCTGAGTGTCCCTCGCATGCCAACACCAGCTGTGTCAGCTCCTCAGCCAGCTCCTCTCCAG AGACACTAATCAGATTATACCAGAAAATGTTCTGCTCCGCGGAGAACTGCAGTGAGGAGACACACGCTACAGCCTTCACTGTCCACGTGTCTGCTAAAGAACACTTTCATTTTGTAAGCCAGTGCTGCCAAGGAAAGGAGTGCAGCAACACCAGCGATGCCCTGG ACCCTCCCCGGAAGAATGTGTCCAGCAACACAGAGTGCCTTGCCTGTTATGAATCTAATGGCACTTCCTGTCGTGGGAATCCCTGGAAATGTTATGAAGAAGAACAGTGTGTCTTTCTAGTTGCAGAATTTGAGAATG ACACTGAGTCTAACAGTCTCGTGGTGAAAGGCTGTTCCAATGTCA ACGCCACCTGTCAGTTCCTGTCTGGAGAAAATAAGACTTTTGGAGGAGTCATCTTTCGAAAGTTTGAGTGTGCAAATGTAAACAGCTTGACCCCCATGTCTACACCGACCACTTCCCACAACATGGGCTTCAAAGCTTCCCTCAGCCTCTTGGCCTTTGCCAGCCTCCTTCTGCTGGGACTGCGGCCCTGA